From one Paenibacillus sp. FSL K6-1330 genomic stretch:
- a CDS encoding glycosyltransferase family A protein produces the protein MRRRGARLRTSLSATLPKADPVEGRKDGFIVGYSYGVQHGQNNGDCSFDGISIIIPIHDSNEDAIGKIRRIEALTPHPYELLIADAGSSEGTRQYVRGRIGAVRHIVGRSDQGIGVVLNKALRAAHGKKLVILYGCTPVMDNWIGGLTDELEHAPAIKTVCVSFAQSGTPILPRDEVDTHNRLNACCALFRPELLSDVGGLDEGSPSLQESISEWLGRVPQQYRTMLQAKDLFT, from the coding sequence ATGAGGAGACGAGGCGCTCGCTTACGGACATCTTTATCGGCGACTCTTCCCAAAGCTGATCCGGTTGAAGGACGGAAGGATGGATTTATCGTTGGCTATTCTTATGGCGTTCAACACGGACAAAATAACGGAGATTGCTCATTTGACGGCATCAGCATCATTATCCCCATTCATGATTCAAATGAAGATGCCATTGGCAAGATCAGAAGAATCGAAGCCTTAACGCCGCATCCATATGAGCTGCTCATCGCTGATGCCGGATCCTCGGAAGGAACAAGGCAATATGTACGCGGCCGTATCGGAGCGGTACGACACATTGTCGGGAGAAGTGATCAAGGCATAGGGGTTGTTCTTAATAAGGCACTTCGTGCTGCACACGGGAAGAAGTTAGTTATTCTATATGGCTGTACACCTGTTATGGATAACTGGATTGGCGGTCTGACGGATGAGCTGGAACATGCCCCCGCTATCAAAACGGTTTGTGTGAGTTTTGCACAGTCAGGAACCCCCATACTGCCTAGGGATGAAGTGGATACTCATAATCGGTTAAATGCGTGCTGTGCTCTGTTCCGCCCGGAGCTGTTATCGGATGTTGGAGGACTAGATGAAGGGAGTCCATCATTACAGGAAAGCATAAGCGAATGGTTAGGACGTGTTCCACAGCAATATAGAACGATGCTGCAGGCTAAGGATCTATTCACCTGA
- a CDS encoding WIAG-tail domain, protein MNKARRITRIRRGRPFRRYDGYYKKMAIRGTSANWSDLEKGMMDHALTDDVIGASHLQHRSVRSEAIEDYAIHSIHLSSESIISSKLALESVQPSHLSFNPVHGIPDIPLLQQFGSIPFTFTDEHETIEITVPLQTSYQDEHYVVVASCSDPVFQAGIRKRQHEEVAIGITRPAGTLISEGWLYWISIGRMET, encoded by the coding sequence GTGAACAAAGCCAGAAGGATCACCAGGATAAGAAGGGGAAGGCCCTTTCGGCGGTACGATGGCTATTATAAGAAGATGGCCATCAGAGGAACTTCCGCCAACTGGTCAGATTTAGAGAAGGGTATGATGGATCACGCGTTGACCGATGATGTAATCGGTGCTTCCCATCTGCAGCATCGTAGTGTAAGAAGTGAGGCGATTGAGGATTATGCCATACACAGTATTCATTTGTCATCCGAATCCATCATATCTTCCAAACTAGCACTTGAGTCGGTTCAACCGAGTCATCTTTCATTTAATCCGGTTCATGGGATACCTGACATCCCTTTACTTCAGCAGTTTGGATCCATCCCCTTTACCTTTACTGATGAACATGAAACGATCGAGATTACAGTACCGCTTCAGACCTCTTATCAAGATGAACATTACGTAGTGGTGGCATCGTGCAGTGATCCGGTGTTTCAAGCTGGCATTCGAAAACGGCAGCATGAGGAGGTGGCCATCGGAATTACACGACCAGCAGGTACATTGATCTCAGAAGGCTGGTTGTACTGGATTTCAATAGGCCGGATGGAAACATAA
- a CDS encoding S-layer homology domain-containing protein has product MKKISISVFTALSLFVGSFYLNTVEAAQESNADKMAESRETKTSHFTDIQGHWAQTAIQDAIQRGYVDGYPDKRFLPNKQVTRAEFMKMAVSALDIEVASLSSGSWYAPYVAAAESAGIYKAGDFGNSNLTERLTREEMAKLAVKALGYKNVEDKQWMYLASNDGIISGTAPGVISPTGTTTRAQAIAVIERLLQVKSGKELPVDKYAVAAAEVYWHKTNIFSVAPEIFNGPDNHNKNFGIDSWKMSKLRFGAQDGSVVAQVDELIAIDWNDPKDPNRKLLPSKEKLVWKFGSKENVFSNDLQAYVIVLKSHLPVNKKPKSYPINQLNLAILGYNGQPTGELLNMASLVESKDPKRYVNGLVIPKTGFSTDGNIRVLVETISAGAPIYQSTLSKSKLIR; this is encoded by the coding sequence ATGAAGAAGATCTCGATCAGTGTATTTACGGCATTGTCCCTGTTTGTCGGAAGCTTCTATCTGAACACGGTGGAGGCAGCGCAAGAGAGCAACGCAGACAAAATGGCGGAGTCTCGTGAGACGAAGACGAGCCATTTTACGGATATTCAAGGCCACTGGGCCCAGACGGCTATTCAAGATGCAATACAACGAGGTTATGTCGATGGTTATCCGGATAAAAGATTCCTGCCTAACAAACAGGTAACTCGAGCGGAATTTATGAAAATGGCGGTTTCAGCTTTGGATATTGAGGTGGCTTCCTTAAGTTCAGGTTCCTGGTATGCTCCTTACGTGGCTGCCGCAGAATCGGCAGGAATTTATAAGGCCGGCGATTTCGGAAACAGTAACTTGACGGAACGACTGACGCGTGAAGAGATGGCTAAGCTAGCGGTAAAAGCGCTGGGATATAAGAATGTGGAAGACAAGCAGTGGATGTATCTTGCATCCAACGATGGCATCATATCGGGGACCGCGCCTGGCGTAATATCTCCTACGGGCACTACGACAAGGGCTCAAGCCATTGCGGTTATAGAGCGTTTGCTTCAGGTAAAAAGCGGCAAGGAACTCCCCGTTGATAAATATGCGGTAGCTGCGGCTGAAGTGTATTGGCATAAGACAAATATTTTCTCGGTGGCACCAGAGATTTTTAATGGGCCGGATAATCATAATAAAAATTTCGGGATTGATTCATGGAAAATGTCTAAGTTACGATTTGGAGCACAGGATGGGTCCGTTGTAGCGCAAGTAGATGAACTAATAGCTATTGATTGGAACGACCCAAAAGATCCAAATCGTAAACTTCTTCCGAGTAAAGAGAAGCTGGTTTGGAAGTTTGGTTCGAAAGAAAATGTATTCAGCAATGATCTCCAAGCCTATGTTATTGTATTGAAGTCACATTTGCCGGTAAATAAAAAACCTAAGTCCTACCCAATTAATCAATTAAATCTAGCGATCTTGGGATATAACGGTCAACCAACTGGAGAGCTATTGAATATGGCTTCTCTTGTTGAATCCAAAGATCCAAAAAGATATGTTAATGGCCTAGTCATCCCGAAAACTGGATTTAGCACAGATGGAAACATAAGAGTCTTGGTAGAAACAATCTCGGCGGGAGCTCCAATCTATCAGAGTACTCTATCTAAGTCAAAGCTTATTCGATAG
- a CDS encoding phosphotransferase — MSPTSRIDKRFIRKTWRKMEFSKSFKFFSTEVRLDDQTMECLKDSYKSSIWKLEIKHEQKRIPIILKISKPLEKDRPESTVEKNIYRKGRKVLQPFMPLVYKTKRNVNGRDLWVFMEYIEPLKGRVQYNPDHFDKIIPTLAKLHSSTMNERFKQHERLFGDWLPQFSSNVMRKERKSINKLTLYYLDEAMKNNHLKEMINPYYSLVKGLLQRGPDYFPEVVHEGCSIIHGDLHTANIAAYNVKEKSWKIKFIDWEGAKYAPCWFDLVNLIGVFLAYRREWEDQEELITRRCVQLYSNEMRRHGVIFKTDPFKLYQMAFLKRILEKGLYLQLNWAVTGKKEAKLLPVYLEKIKVLGKKLELY, encoded by the coding sequence ATGAGTCCAACCAGCAGAATAGACAAGCGATTCATTCGAAAAACATGGCGTAAGATGGAGTTTTCCAAATCATTCAAGTTCTTTAGCACCGAAGTGAGATTAGATGATCAAACAATGGAATGTTTAAAAGACTCATACAAAAGCAGTATATGGAAACTTGAAATCAAACATGAACAAAAGCGCATTCCCATCATTCTTAAAATTTCGAAACCGCTCGAAAAAGACCGACCGGAAAGCACGGTTGAGAAAAATATATACCGTAAAGGAAGAAAAGTACTTCAGCCGTTCATGCCACTAGTTTATAAAACCAAAAGAAATGTAAACGGACGCGATTTGTGGGTGTTCATGGAATACATCGAACCTCTTAAAGGGCGGGTGCAGTATAATCCGGATCACTTTGACAAAATCATTCCTACGTTAGCGAAGCTCCACTCCTCTACGATGAATGAACGCTTTAAACAACATGAGCGACTATTCGGTGATTGGCTGCCTCAATTTAGCTCTAATGTTATGAGAAAAGAAAGAAAAAGCATAAATAAGTTAACCTTGTATTATTTAGATGAAGCGATGAAAAACAACCATTTAAAAGAAATGATAAATCCATATTACTCGCTCGTGAAGGGTCTGCTGCAGAGAGGGCCAGATTATTTCCCGGAGGTCGTTCATGAAGGCTGCAGCATTATCCACGGAGATCTTCACACTGCAAACATAGCGGCCTACAATGTTAAGGAGAAATCGTGGAAAATCAAGTTTATTGATTGGGAAGGCGCAAAATATGCCCCGTGCTGGTTTGATCTCGTCAATTTGATCGGGGTTTTCTTGGCATACCGCCGAGAGTGGGAAGATCAGGAGGAGCTTATAACCCGCCGTTGTGTTCAGTTATATTCGAATGAGATGAGAAGGCATGGAGTTATCTTTAAAACCGATCCATTCAAACTGTATCAGATGGCATTCCTAAAACGAATACTTGAGAAGGGGCTGTATCTGCAGCTGAATTGGGCTGTTACCGGTAAAAAAGAGGCGAAGCTACTGCCGGTGTATTTAGAAAAAATCAAAGTTTTAGGAAAAAAATTGGAACTTTATTAG
- a CDS encoding glycosyltransferase family 4 protein — MGLRKVAVVTPGSFVIPSGRSSSVERVVEQTIPLAQDTMDVRIFGVLGKGLPSKDAINGVPCYRLPSGTNYYPSLLRRLQKWRPDIIEVHNRPLLAQRLKMHLPHVKVVLNLHSNTFIMPPYMSEQRFGNIARWMDGIVVNSRFLLEDITSRHAWLLEKITINHLGVSLDHFTPAFSPAAKALKEAKLAQYGWSGRRIILFAGRLIPDKGVHHLIDVMPHIIDKHPEVLLLIIGSAAYGSDRETAYVRELKKAAGPYLHWVYFRPFVPYPAIADWYSLADIVAVPSAPREAFGLVNVEAMAAGVPVIAANAGGIPEIVENGVTGYLVQRDDFPGGLAERINGLLQDENLRTQIGMAGRETVRQRFRWDHTAERWANLMQTI; from the coding sequence ATGGGTTTGCGGAAGGTGGCGGTTGTGACGCCGGGATCGTTTGTTATTCCATCGGGGAGGAGCAGCTCCGTCGAGCGGGTAGTCGAGCAGACCATTCCATTGGCACAGGATACCATGGATGTGCGCATATTCGGAGTGCTGGGAAAAGGGCTCCCTTCAAAAGACGCGATTAACGGCGTTCCGTGCTACCGCCTGCCATCTGGTACGAATTATTATCCTTCCTTGCTGCGGAGACTCCAGAAATGGAGACCGGATATTATTGAAGTTCACAATCGGCCGCTGCTGGCCCAGCGCCTCAAAATGCATCTGCCGCATGTGAAAGTCGTACTTAATCTTCATTCCAATACATTTATTATGCCACCATATATGAGCGAGCAGCGCTTTGGGAACATTGCCCGCTGGATGGACGGCATTGTAGTAAACAGCCGTTTTCTGCTGGAGGATATTACTTCAAGACATGCTTGGCTTTTGGAGAAGATCACGATTAATCATCTTGGTGTTAGTCTTGATCATTTTACTCCGGCATTCAGCCCTGCTGCCAAGGCCCTAAAAGAGGCAAAGCTTGCTCAATACGGATGGAGTGGACGTCGTATCATCCTGTTTGCGGGACGGCTTATCCCTGACAAAGGGGTTCACCATCTGATTGACGTAATGCCACATATTATTGACAAGCACCCAGAGGTTTTATTGCTTATTATCGGAAGTGCAGCTTACGGATCCGATCGGGAAACCGCCTATGTCCGGGAACTGAAAAAAGCTGCCGGACCTTATTTGCATTGGGTATACTTTCGACCCTTTGTCCCTTATCCAGCGATTGCAGACTGGTACTCGCTTGCTGATATTGTGGCTGTCCCCTCAGCGCCGAGGGAGGCCTTTGGACTCGTAAATGTTGAAGCAATGGCAGCTGGGGTTCCTGTCATCGCTGCGAACGCAGGCGGTATCCCGGAGATCGTGGAGAACGGTGTGACGGGTTATCTGGTTCAAAGAGATGATTTTCCTGGCGGACTCGCTGAACGGATTAACGGATTGCTTCAAGACGAGAATCTGCGTACACAAATCGGAATGGCCGGTCGTGAAACGGTACGTCAACGTTTCAGGTGGGATCATACAGCAGAACGATGGGCTAACCTGATGCAAACCATCTAA
- a CDS encoding DUF5704 domain-containing protein gives MPPSGTIQLTAKLTKVDGSTYNLQRHDKLTWRSSDSSVMTINASGVVTAVATTGQATITAHFKDTAQALDETDDTSIQVGTGSSCGNTGGGDPGGLPNTCGIQIGAARKGTVSSHTVMDPVATGVIKADDRDSEKFDVLDGIPTSESLYVNVFGLNYLYKNQWANMLGDITYTVPVKKTYILTWTIPGEPSSGPDDPGTPDEPMEEEVQVEEQVTITRPYSYWQIDNLEVYKLAKTTVSNYALPGGSVSLTPTGYTPPVLTSDHSANVDDHVEPASCEEVDLGTETVSGGSSRPAVPTTDFTSVAESAVGQNQVKNDRVLFNGSTVMSDSWAQGTAPTPGIIPPAATIQRDVLYGRNYLISNTLLNKANTTSTGTIEYDLIPGNINGGSNQSFPVNAINTVTVHTPVVNYSSVTDDQAHNQKTTPNPNRSAFILDRPFTVRIPTSGQHRNIQGYGDRDYAKYVRSKQVYFPFDVYSSDRSTFYPKDTWITIPTAQLDTEFFLPVWVDEGDYQVYFRTIAENAPSDFTTQPSANQDLAHHVATDIEPVEVIGRVYDFHITDIADYNWETVFRKQKGNATPSGASYWTGLRDIDGGARGNSLPYTLPIAPGKHPAQGYKNAAVKTGYHFKFDLKTKGNMFGVQDGISITPSFYFVNPDGSGRQPVDLYYHSGNRKFIRIGSPQDTEKRYVILNDRLRNVPQGELQDTASYLYKRGGAPAGMSAAAYMKQYLEKISKGKTWVGRLDWMLLPFEIRTLIGPKSGLPASVDTERANAAVQRWYGEYSLPADVYVVKKGTDLAAYGRTNRLDEKSPIFLKKGYIVVNFNIETIREGNTAKPHLQYIHAPLMNQWQLEGYSRTYNDPYGKRFSLLDGDIVFYHADKSSKGDFKSQVPH, from the coding sequence GTGCCACCGTCCGGTACCATTCAGCTCACAGCGAAATTAACGAAGGTAGACGGAAGTACATACAATCTGCAAAGACACGACAAGTTGACCTGGCGGAGCTCGGATAGCAGTGTCATGACTATCAATGCTTCAGGTGTAGTGACAGCCGTAGCAACGACAGGGCAAGCGACGATTACGGCTCATTTTAAGGATACGGCCCAGGCACTGGATGAAACCGACGATACCTCGATTCAGGTTGGGACAGGCTCGTCTTGCGGGAATACCGGTGGAGGAGATCCGGGTGGCTTACCCAATACATGCGGAATCCAAATTGGTGCTGCGAGAAAGGGAACTGTTTCATCACATACGGTTATGGACCCCGTGGCAACGGGCGTAATTAAGGCGGACGATCGAGACTCTGAAAAGTTTGATGTTCTGGACGGGATACCGACTTCGGAATCCCTGTACGTCAATGTGTTTGGACTCAATTATCTGTACAAGAACCAATGGGCGAACATGTTGGGGGACATCACCTACACCGTCCCCGTCAAAAAGACGTACATTCTCACCTGGACGATACCGGGTGAACCAAGCTCGGGTCCGGATGATCCCGGCACGCCAGATGAACCTATGGAAGAAGAGGTTCAGGTAGAAGAACAAGTTACGATAACGAGGCCGTATTCCTACTGGCAAATCGATAACCTGGAGGTTTATAAGTTAGCCAAAACAACCGTTAGCAATTATGCATTACCTGGCGGTTCGGTGAGCCTTACTCCAACCGGTTACACCCCTCCTGTCCTTACATCCGATCATAGCGCGAATGTTGACGATCATGTGGAGCCTGCATCATGCGAAGAAGTGGATTTAGGGACGGAAACCGTTTCAGGCGGTTCGAGCAGGCCAGCAGTACCGACAACGGATTTTACATCCGTAGCGGAGTCGGCTGTAGGTCAAAACCAAGTGAAAAACGATAGAGTCCTGTTTAACGGATCTACCGTAATGAGTGACAGCTGGGCGCAAGGGACGGCACCAACACCAGGGATCATTCCTCCGGCTGCGACGATTCAAAGAGACGTCCTATACGGCAGAAACTATCTCATTAGCAATACGTTATTGAATAAAGCGAATACGACGAGCACAGGAACGATTGAATATGATCTCATACCCGGCAACATTAATGGCGGGTCTAATCAATCATTTCCGGTCAATGCCATTAACACCGTCACCGTCCATACGCCGGTAGTCAATTATTCCTCGGTGACGGATGATCAGGCCCACAACCAGAAGACGACCCCGAACCCAAACCGGTCTGCATTCATCTTGGATCGGCCGTTTACGGTGCGTATTCCTACCTCGGGTCAGCATCGGAATATCCAGGGATACGGAGATCGAGACTATGCGAAATATGTAAGATCGAAGCAGGTCTATTTTCCGTTCGATGTCTACAGCAGCGACAGGAGCACCTTTTATCCCAAAGACACCTGGATCACAATCCCGACGGCTCAGCTGGACACGGAGTTTTTCCTGCCGGTATGGGTGGATGAGGGCGATTATCAGGTATACTTCCGTACGATTGCGGAGAACGCTCCTTCCGACTTTACGACACAGCCCAGCGCGAATCAGGATTTGGCTCACCATGTGGCTACGGATATAGAACCGGTTGAAGTGATCGGGCGCGTATATGATTTCCATATCACGGATATTGCCGATTATAACTGGGAGACGGTCTTCCGCAAACAAAAAGGGAATGCAACACCAAGTGGTGCGTCCTATTGGACAGGACTTCGGGATATTGACGGTGGAGCACGCGGGAACTCGCTTCCGTACACACTTCCCATCGCACCGGGCAAACATCCGGCACAGGGGTATAAGAATGCGGCCGTAAAGACAGGCTACCACTTCAAATTCGATTTAAAGACGAAGGGCAATATGTTTGGTGTACAAGACGGCATTTCAATTACACCGAGTTTTTATTTCGTTAATCCAGACGGCAGCGGACGGCAGCCCGTTGATCTGTATTACCACAGCGGAAACCGGAAGTTCATTCGGATCGGTTCCCCGCAGGACACGGAGAAGCGTTATGTCATTCTGAATGACAGGCTGCGCAATGTTCCGCAAGGCGAGCTGCAGGATACCGCATCGTATTTGTATAAACGCGGCGGAGCCCCGGCGGGAATGTCCGCGGCAGCCTACATGAAGCAGTACTTGGAGAAGATCAGCAAGGGCAAGACCTGGGTAGGGCGGCTCGACTGGATGCTGCTACCATTCGAAATACGCACACTGATCGGCCCGAAGTCAGGATTGCCTGCCTCCGTTGATACGGAGCGGGCCAACGCGGCTGTACAGCGCTGGTATGGTGAATACAGTCTTCCTGCCGATGTGTACGTGGTGAAGAAAGGAACCGACCTGGCCGCTTATGGACGGACGAACCGACTGGACGAGAAATCCCCGATTTTTCTCAAAAAAGGGTATATCGTGGTCAATTTCAACATCGAGACGATCCGAGAGGGCAATACGGCCAAACCCCATCTGCAATACATTCATGCCCCACTCATGAATCAATGGCAGCTTGAAGGGTACAGCCGCACGTATAACGATCCGTATGGTAAGCGGTTTTCTCTGCTGGACGGGGATATCGTATTTTATCATGCTGATAAATCCAGTAAAGGAGATTTTAAATCCCAGGTGCCTCATTAA
- a CDS encoding YheC/YheD family protein: protein MHLEYVGILLNNNTYRRISSGETGTESLTNYEEAAAVNGLIPCFFTIHHISLETGKVTGYIPAPVGYSRVHIPLPRVVHMRAIYHKKQELALIDQLINRGIFIYNGRTRYGKNVIHHMLEQDQGISPSLPHTVKATPASIHSMLSQHGDLVLKPCNGSIGVGIMRLKGNSLRSQFTYSRSLPSAKGWRTVTLPPGKLHPLIYQRIRKAPFLVQQRIPLAEYDDRPFDIRVTVQRGGSGRWEVAGMFAKTSAPRTFVSNIAQGGSAYRVPDILSRCMPGVAVGPTIERIAEFSLHIAKTLSLFIPFAADFGMDIGITEDGKLYFIECNGCDQRYGFLEAGMADAWKCSYHNPMAFARYLYDNGVWPHY, encoded by the coding sequence ATGCATCTGGAATATGTCGGCATTCTACTCAACAACAATACGTATCGCAGAATTTCCAGCGGGGAAACCGGCACTGAATCACTAACCAATTATGAAGAAGCTGCTGCCGTGAACGGGTTGATTCCTTGTTTTTTTACCATTCATCATATTTCACTAGAGACTGGAAAGGTGACTGGTTATATTCCGGCTCCAGTTGGATATTCACGAGTGCATATCCCCCTCCCGCGCGTTGTTCATATGCGAGCTATTTATCATAAAAAACAGGAGCTGGCGCTGATTGATCAACTAATCAATCGCGGGATATTTATTTATAACGGGCGTACACGCTACGGTAAAAACGTCATACATCATATGTTGGAGCAGGACCAGGGGATATCACCATCCCTGCCTCATACGGTTAAAGCTACCCCCGCCTCGATTCACTCCATGCTTAGTCAGCACGGGGATCTCGTTTTAAAGCCATGCAATGGAAGCATCGGGGTTGGTATTATGCGATTGAAAGGTAACTCCCTACGCAGTCAATTCACTTACTCCCGCTCATTACCATCGGCCAAGGGGTGGAGAACGGTTACCCTGCCGCCCGGAAAGCTCCATCCCCTGATCTATCAGCGGATCAGGAAAGCTCCATTCCTTGTACAGCAGCGCATTCCGCTTGCCGAATATGATGACCGCCCCTTTGATATCAGAGTTACCGTTCAGCGCGGGGGAAGCGGGCGCTGGGAGGTCGCCGGCATGTTTGCAAAAACATCGGCCCCACGAACGTTTGTCTCCAACATTGCTCAAGGCGGCTCAGCCTATCGGGTACCGGACATACTATCCCGCTGTATGCCTGGTGTAGCTGTCGGGCCAACCATAGAACGAATCGCTGAGTTTTCCCTCCACATCGCCAAGACGCTGTCCTTGTTTATTCCGTTTGCCGCTGATTTTGGAATGGATATTGGCATTACAGAGGATGGAAAGCTCTATTTCATTGAATGCAATGGCTGCGATCAACGTTATGGTTTTTTGGAGGCTGGTATGGCTGATGCATGGAAATGCTCATACCACAATCCAATGGCCTTTGCCCGTTATCTGTATGATAACGGTGTCTGGCCTCATTATTGA
- a CDS encoding nucleoside-diphosphate sugar epimerase — protein sequence MEKKIDDMVEHLSHSQRQLARILEAQRHAAVRMAQIIHSLPNHEIQTSEEPNSREGPSLGGQLLGSRSSGSQVEQVNSSITAYLNAMADLQQTSADSLEIVMKELKATEQGEE from the coding sequence GTGGAGAAAAAAATTGATGATATGGTCGAACACCTTTCGCACTCCCAGCGGCAGTTAGCGCGCATTCTAGAAGCTCAGCGTCATGCAGCAGTCCGCATGGCTCAAATTATACATTCATTACCCAATCATGAAATCCAAACCTCCGAAGAACCAAATTCACGAGAAGGACCATCGTTAGGGGGACAATTATTAGGAAGCCGATCGTCAGGATCCCAGGTGGAACAAGTCAATAGCAGCATTACTGCTTATTTGAACGCCATGGCCGACCTACAACAAACATCGGCAGACAGTTTGGAAATCGTAATGAAAGAGCTTAAAGCGACCGAGCAAGGTGAAGAATAA
- a CDS encoding phosphotransferase → MTKMGSSEGFEQGRTDGFRKGKEDGYNKGLEDAQALLVNPPLNDISLKWRELRCADQMASHFGSSVVLNDRNMECLKETFKSAIWKLEITANGQNYPMILKIFKAPVNEQKLIELNMYRKATSILPDLIPTIYLIVEGMNGEDVWVFMEFVPQVKGQVIFTPDYFDRIIPSLAKLHALTYNDNFYNHWETFEEWLPLYDSETTTQERRKNHQKTMEYLDKAMERPELKQRLESSYANVRTMLQKGPIYFPELLQAGKSIIHNDLQTPNIGCHNVAEETWNIKFIDWEGARFSPCWFDMFNLMGVFFAYRKDWRGDENAVIERCAPLYAAEMLKYGIRFDTDPVTLYKMAYLQRVLERSLLQQLIWGVEDLKSVYLLDHYLDRINVWGKELGLY, encoded by the coding sequence ATGACAAAAATGGGTAGTTCGGAAGGATTCGAGCAAGGTCGTACGGATGGATTTAGAAAGGGAAAAGAAGATGGATATAATAAAGGGCTTGAGGATGCACAAGCCTTATTGGTGAACCCGCCTCTTAACGATATCAGTCTGAAATGGCGAGAGCTTCGATGTGCTGACCAGATGGCAAGCCATTTCGGATCTTCTGTTGTTTTAAACGACAGAAATATGGAATGTTTGAAAGAAACATTCAAGAGTGCAATCTGGAAACTCGAAATTACGGCAAACGGACAAAATTATCCGATGATTTTAAAGATATTCAAAGCACCTGTGAACGAACAGAAATTAATCGAGTTAAACATGTACCGGAAAGCAACCAGTATTCTACCGGATTTGATACCTACCATATATTTGATCGTGGAAGGTATGAATGGTGAGGATGTATGGGTATTCATGGAGTTCGTCCCTCAAGTAAAGGGTCAGGTTATCTTTACACCCGATTATTTCGACCGGATTATCCCTTCGTTGGCGAAGCTTCATGCACTAACCTATAACGACAATTTTTATAATCATTGGGAAACATTCGAGGAATGGCTTCCGCTTTACGACTCCGAAACCACAACGCAAGAACGCCGGAAGAACCATCAAAAAACGATGGAATATCTGGATAAGGCAATGGAACGTCCTGAATTAAAGCAGAGACTGGAGTCTAGCTACGCTAATGTCCGTACCATGTTACAAAAGGGACCTATTTATTTTCCCGAACTTCTTCAGGCTGGTAAAAGTATCATTCACAATGATCTTCAAACTCCGAATATCGGCTGCCACAATGTAGCTGAAGAGACCTGGAATATTAAATTTATCGATTGGGAAGGAGCACGTTTCTCACCATGCTGGTTCGATATGTTTAATTTAATGGGTGTGTTTTTTGCATACCGAAAGGACTGGAGAGGTGACGAAAATGCCGTGATTGAGCGCTGTGCGCCTTTGTATGCCGCAGAAATGCTCAAATATGGAATCCGGTTCGATACGGACCCGGTTACGTTATACAAAATGGCTTATTTGCAGCGCGTTTTGGAACGCAGCTTGCTCCAGCAGCTTATTTGGGGAGTGGAAGATCTGAAGTCGGTTTATTTATTGGATCATTATTTAGATAGAATCAATGTGTGGGGCAAGGAGCTCGGGTTATATTAA